From Granulicella sp. WH15, the proteins below share one genomic window:
- a CDS encoding TonB-dependent receptor has translation MVSRATKLLLLLSFTVCSCFLSAQTTTGTIVGQVQDDTGAVLANASVKLTLVANGTTRDTKTNGSGAFSAPVMPPGIYSVMVSAPGFADKTLNGITLLVDQTLNLTISMQPGTIGQSIEVEASAPLVDSVTSSLGQVVEEKQILNMPLNGRNPFALGLLVGNTTQLFGVGSNLPFIAGGGRFTAVDVSLDGVDNNTVTNAGAIGRTGIAIVPSVDAVQEFKVETNNFPAEFGHAAGSVVNTTLKNGSNAFHGVFFEFLRNNDFDANNYITKLAGLPRAPFHQNQFGATLGGPILKKKLFFFVDYQGTRQTTRAASTINNLPPAAFRTGDFSGTSVKIFDPTTRHIGPNGTVVATQFLGNKIPPGQLNKTALAIVGLIPPTNTGLPTDLSRNFVYQAPQFNNTDQGDVRIDYTISQKNTLYGSFSKSNNTVPAVGIFAGFLGGGSPAVSNSMQLAMTDVHIITPNLINEVRFGLIRHNGSLSGTGQAGEAFANDNNFALFPGPVQGFGTINFNYSGVQNGTQEFTTIGGGDLNNNIETRGQLGDNISWTRGKHAMKFGVDLRNARLNTLRGSPFFAQNFYGATFTSSSDSPGSGLPFADFLLGDPTSLLAAPMLAWGRQRDSYVGLFGQDDWKLSKNLTVNVGLRYELYTEPIDSRNLGSLFDIRTGKYVIPCTNGYSCAMVQGDHNNFGPRIGASYQITPKFVVRGGYGIFYGLKDQNQQITQFSDNPPNIPLVALPNVSATTTVTPPFNISTPIKALPVSTDLSGFTAANPLSTSFRTQAFDHAQNPMLMQYNLDLQYQLTNKIVIETSYSGARGSDLASLFQDQNQIPFSQAVAGLNKQANRPFPGINGQVLAVFATATSNYNSGNVKLEVRPTHGLSMLTNYTWQKNLETGGSGPNAFTQNGGTAISISTYEPQRENGLAAINVAHNFTASVSYELPFGKNRTFLNRSGVLDAFVGGWILNGIGTLRTGFPTDIRTSLLPPVFNTYNVADCVAGVPRKLPNPSPSGYFNPAAFKVPNVVIGAQGQNVQTFGNCGHFPTTGPGLKNLDSSIFKDFHYSSRSYAEFRAEFFDTTNTPAFTLPGANDPTLTCQGTPGATCNASNPNFGKLSSGTAVGRQIQFSVKIYY, from the coding sequence ATGGTCTCTCGCGCCACGAAGCTTCTGCTTCTCCTGTCCTTTACGGTCTGCTCCTGCTTTCTTTCCGCACAAACCACCACTGGTACGATCGTCGGTCAGGTGCAGGACGATACCGGCGCAGTGCTGGCAAACGCCTCTGTCAAGCTGACGCTGGTCGCAAACGGCACCACGCGTGACACCAAGACAAACGGCTCCGGGGCCTTCAGCGCACCCGTCATGCCACCAGGTATTTACTCGGTCATGGTCTCCGCTCCGGGCTTCGCCGATAAGACACTGAATGGCATTACTCTGCTCGTCGACCAGACGTTGAACCTGACGATCAGTATGCAGCCGGGCACGATTGGCCAGTCGATTGAGGTAGAAGCTTCAGCTCCTCTGGTCGATTCGGTAACGTCCTCGCTGGGGCAAGTTGTCGAGGAGAAGCAGATTCTCAACATGCCGCTGAACGGTCGCAATCCCTTCGCCCTGGGGCTGCTCGTGGGCAATACGACACAACTCTTCGGCGTGGGATCGAACCTCCCGTTTATCGCGGGAGGCGGACGTTTCACCGCAGTCGACGTATCGCTGGACGGCGTGGATAACAATACGGTTACCAACGCAGGGGCCATTGGGCGCACCGGTATTGCGATCGTCCCTTCGGTCGATGCAGTGCAGGAGTTCAAGGTCGAGACCAACAACTTCCCTGCCGAGTTCGGCCACGCCGCAGGTTCAGTGGTCAACACTACGCTCAAGAATGGCTCCAATGCTTTCCATGGTGTCTTTTTTGAGTTCCTGCGCAACAACGACTTCGACGCAAATAACTACATCACGAAGCTTGCCGGGCTTCCTCGGGCTCCCTTTCATCAGAATCAGTTTGGAGCCACATTGGGCGGACCGATTCTAAAGAAGAAGTTGTTCTTCTTCGTCGATTACCAGGGCACACGGCAGACCACTCGAGCTGCCAGCACCATCAACAACCTGCCCCCAGCGGCATTCCGCACTGGTGACTTCTCGGGCACTTCGGTAAAGATCTTTGATCCCACCACACGGCACATTGGCCCCAACGGCACGGTGGTCGCTACCCAATTTCTTGGCAACAAAATCCCACCTGGACAACTGAATAAAACAGCCCTGGCGATCGTCGGCCTTATTCCTCCAACGAATACCGGACTCCCGACCGATCTGTCACGTAACTTCGTCTATCAAGCGCCGCAGTTCAACAACACCGATCAGGGAGACGTTCGCATCGACTACACGATCTCCCAGAAGAACACGCTCTATGGCAGCTTCTCCAAGAGCAATAACACCGTACCCGCGGTAGGTATATTTGCGGGTTTTCTCGGTGGAGGTTCGCCTGCGGTAAGTAACTCCATGCAGTTGGCGATGACCGACGTGCATATCATCACGCCGAACCTGATTAACGAGGTTCGCTTCGGATTGATCCGTCATAACGGCAGCCTCTCCGGTACGGGTCAGGCAGGCGAAGCGTTCGCCAATGATAACAACTTCGCTTTATTTCCCGGACCAGTGCAAGGCTTTGGCACAATCAACTTCAACTACTCCGGCGTGCAAAACGGCACGCAGGAGTTCACAACCATCGGCGGCGGCGATCTGAACAACAACATCGAGACTCGTGGCCAGCTTGGCGATAATATCTCCTGGACACGCGGCAAGCACGCCATGAAGTTTGGCGTCGATCTGCGCAACGCCCGTTTGAATACACTGCGTGGTTCGCCTTTTTTCGCGCAGAACTTCTACGGTGCAACCTTCACGTCGAGTTCCGACTCGCCGGGTTCCGGTTTACCCTTCGCAGACTTTCTGCTGGGCGATCCTACCAGCCTGCTGGCCGCTCCCATGCTAGCGTGGGGCCGTCAGCGCGACAGCTACGTCGGTCTGTTCGGGCAGGACGATTGGAAGCTCTCCAAAAATCTCACGGTGAATGTGGGGCTGCGCTATGAGCTGTATACAGAGCCAATCGATTCGCGCAATCTCGGTAGCCTCTTTGACATTCGCACAGGAAAATACGTCATCCCATGCACCAATGGATATAGCTGCGCCATGGTCCAGGGCGACCACAATAACTTCGGGCCCCGCATTGGTGCGTCCTATCAGATCACTCCCAAGTTCGTGGTTCGCGGCGGCTACGGCATCTTCTACGGGCTCAAGGATCAGAACCAACAGATCACGCAGTTCTCGGACAACCCACCGAATATTCCTCTCGTCGCGCTTCCAAATGTCTCGGCCACCACGACTGTCACTCCGCCATTCAACATCAGTACCCCAATCAAGGCGTTGCCTGTGAGCACGGATCTTAGCGGCTTCACCGCTGCGAATCCGCTGAGTACTTCTTTCCGTACGCAGGCCTTTGACCACGCGCAAAACCCAATGCTGATGCAATACAACCTGGACCTACAGTACCAGCTCACGAACAAAATCGTGATCGAAACTTCCTACAGCGGCGCTCGCGGATCGGACCTGGCTTCGCTCTTTCAGGATCAGAACCAGATTCCGTTCTCGCAAGCCGTCGCCGGGCTGAACAAACAGGCAAACCGTCCGTTCCCGGGCATCAATGGCCAGGTATTAGCGGTCTTCGCAACGGCAACTTCAAACTACAACTCGGGTAACGTGAAGCTCGAAGTACGTCCCACCCATGGCCTCAGTATGCTCACCAACTACACCTGGCAGAAGAACCTGGAAACAGGTGGCAGTGGACCAAATGCCTTCACGCAGAACGGCGGAACTGCTATCTCCATCAGCACCTATGAGCCGCAGCGCGAAAATGGTCTGGCCGCGATCAACGTAGCTCATAACTTTACTGCAAGCGTCAGCTATGAGCTACCGTTTGGAAAGAACCGTACTTTTCTGAATAGGAGTGGCGTGCTTGATGCGTTCGTGGGCGGCTGGATACTTAACGGCATCGGCACGCTACGAACCGGCTTCCCCACTGATATCCGTACCAGCCTGCTGCCCCCGGTCTTCAACACCTATAACGTTGCTGATTGCGTTGCAGGAGTCCCGAGAAAGCTTCCAAACCCAAGTCCCAGTGGCTACTTCAATCCGGCGGCGTTCAAAGTGCCAAACGTCGTGATTGGTGCCCAGGGCCAGAACGTGCAAACCTTTGGCAACTGCGGTCACTTTCCAACCACAGGCCCTGGCTTGAAGAACCTCGACTCATCAATCTTCAAAGACTTTCACTACTCCAGTAGGTCCTATGCCGAGTTCCGTGCCGAGTTCTTCGACACGACGAATACTCCGGCCTTCACCCTGCCGGGTGCCAATGACCCAACGCTTACTTGCCAGGGAACACCCGGAGCCACCTGCAATGCCAGCAATCCTAACTTCGGCAAGCTATCGAGCGGCACCGCTGTAGGTCGTCAGATACAGTTCTCGGTGAAGATTTACTACTAA
- a CDS encoding FadR/GntR family transcriptional regulator: MPRSLKPVSALPRTTLTEAAFEQLIAYVVKGTWKAGDRLPPERELCQQFGIARTSLREALKAMELVGMLDSRVGDGTFVCPRSEFLSRPLLWAFTGTDHEELAEIMEARALVEENLAGLAAERASEEEIARIKEAITQMSNAISAGTSILEADMNFHLAVAAAAHNDVLRNAVQLLRNITRQWLKYKVQMPNVAASVLSRHEAIYRAIASRRPSAARRAMRKHLEETQQLVIQVVKKHGGSREPSPYV, translated from the coding sequence ATGCCCCGATCGCTTAAACCCGTGAGTGCTTTACCGCGTACAACGCTCACGGAGGCCGCCTTCGAGCAACTGATCGCGTACGTGGTTAAAGGGACATGGAAGGCCGGAGACCGTCTTCCGCCGGAGCGTGAGCTGTGCCAACAGTTCGGCATCGCCCGCACGTCATTGCGAGAGGCACTGAAGGCGATGGAGCTCGTGGGGATGCTCGATAGCCGCGTGGGCGACGGAACATTTGTTTGCCCGAGATCGGAGTTTCTGTCGCGACCGTTACTCTGGGCTTTCACTGGTACCGATCACGAAGAGCTTGCGGAGATCATGGAAGCCCGCGCGCTGGTGGAAGAGAACTTGGCCGGGTTGGCGGCGGAACGAGCGTCTGAAGAGGAGATCGCTCGGATCAAAGAGGCGATTACTCAGATGAGCAATGCTATCTCAGCCGGAACATCTATTTTGGAAGCTGATATGAACTTCCACTTGGCAGTCGCTGCCGCTGCCCACAACGACGTGTTGCGCAACGCCGTGCAGTTGTTACGCAACATTACGCGCCAATGGCTGAAATACAAGGTGCAGATGCCGAATGTCGCGGCATCTGTCTTAAGTCGACATGAAGCAATCTATCGAGCGATCGCCTCACGCAGGCCGAGCGCGGCGCGGCGCGCAATGCGGAAACATCTGGAAGAGACACAACAACTGGTCATTCAAGTGGTTAAAAAACACGGTGGCTCTCGTGAGCCGTCTCCTTATGTTTGA
- a CDS encoding cyclic nucleotide-binding domain-containing protein: MPARILDLKSTTFDSVDLLANAGLGRRIIQFKLKQAFFSQGHLATAIFYLQKGRAKLTVVSSNGKEVTVALLSSGNFIGEESLASMGGSSYGNGDRHHCLHGAED; encoded by the coding sequence GTGCCTGCCCGGATACTTGATCTCAAAAGTACGACTTTCGATTCTGTAGATCTCTTAGCAAATGCCGGTCTTGGACGAAGAATCATACAGTTCAAGCTGAAGCAGGCTTTCTTCTCCCAAGGCCACCTCGCCACCGCCATCTTTTATTTGCAGAAGGGTCGTGCAAAGCTCACTGTAGTCTCAAGCAATGGAAAAGAAGTGACCGTTGCCCTTCTTTCCTCTGGGAACTTCATTGGCGAGGAGTCGCTTGCAAGCATGGGTGGGAGTTCATATGGCAACGGTGACCGCCATCACTGCCTGCACGGCGCTGAGGATTGA
- a CDS encoding aldehyde dehydrogenase family protein gives MSAEDFQIEDKIMATFAPSSEVELDSRLGFQAAEFVRTHHRMLIDGNFVPASSGKTFPVYNPATGEVICHVPEADHNDVDKAVVAARRAFDSGPWSRVSPSQRGQLLWKLADLLESHTEEFAELESLDNGKPVSVARIADVPLAVDLFRYMAGWTTKNLGSTIPLSAGQDFLSYTVREPIGVVAQIIPWNFPLLMAAWKLGPALATGCTVVLKLAEQTPLTGLRLAQLIVEAGFPPGVVNVLTGFGEPCGAPLAAHNLVDKVAFTGSTEVGKLIAKAATGNLKKVTLELGGKSPAIIFPDADMDTAIAGAASAIFFNQGQCCCAGSRLFAHEAVFDQVISGVSEIAGKIKIGHGLDPATELGPLVSEEQFEKVSAYLSSGREEGAKIGSGGGRYSDRGYFIQPTVFHDVRPDMKVVAEEIFGPVVVAQKFSSDADLEKLAAQANDTVFGLAASVWTRDISIAHKMARRIKAGTVWVNCHNVFDAALPFGGYKQSGWGREMGAEVLNNYTEVKAVTVKL, from the coding sequence GTGTCGGCCGAAGATTTTCAAATCGAGGACAAGATCATGGCCACCTTTGCACCGTCGTCAGAAGTTGAGCTGGACTCCCGCCTCGGCTTCCAAGCCGCGGAGTTTGTACGCACACACCATAGAATGCTGATCGATGGTAACTTCGTCCCCGCATCGTCAGGCAAAACATTCCCCGTTTACAACCCGGCTACAGGCGAGGTGATCTGCCATGTGCCGGAGGCCGATCATAACGATGTCGACAAAGCGGTCGTGGCCGCACGTCGCGCCTTCGACTCAGGCCCCTGGTCCCGTGTCAGTCCCTCTCAGCGCGGTCAACTGTTATGGAAGCTGGCCGACCTGCTTGAATCCCATACTGAAGAGTTTGCGGAACTGGAGTCTCTCGATAACGGCAAACCGGTCTCGGTAGCGCGCATTGCGGACGTTCCGTTGGCTGTCGATCTCTTTCGCTATATGGCCGGTTGGACCACGAAGAATCTTGGTTCTACAATTCCTCTCTCTGCCGGCCAAGATTTTCTCTCTTACACCGTCCGCGAACCCATCGGTGTCGTGGCCCAGATCATTCCCTGGAACTTTCCTCTGCTGATGGCTGCCTGGAAGCTGGGGCCTGCACTCGCAACTGGATGTACAGTCGTACTCAAGCTTGCGGAGCAGACGCCGTTGACAGGGCTTCGGCTCGCTCAGTTGATAGTTGAAGCTGGATTCCCTCCGGGCGTTGTCAATGTTCTTACGGGGTTTGGCGAGCCATGCGGAGCCCCGCTTGCCGCGCATAATCTTGTCGACAAGGTAGCCTTCACCGGATCAACTGAGGTCGGCAAGCTTATAGCGAAGGCGGCAACCGGCAACCTAAAGAAGGTCACTCTCGAACTCGGTGGCAAGTCTCCCGCAATCATCTTCCCTGATGCTGATATGGACACAGCCATCGCCGGGGCGGCCTCTGCGATCTTTTTCAATCAGGGCCAATGTTGCTGTGCCGGCTCTCGTCTCTTCGCGCACGAGGCTGTCTTTGATCAGGTTATCAGCGGAGTTAGCGAGATCGCCGGCAAGATCAAGATCGGCCATGGCCTTGATCCTGCCACGGAGCTTGGTCCTCTTGTCTCCGAGGAACAGTTCGAAAAGGTGTCCGCTTATCTGTCCAGCGGGAGAGAGGAAGGGGCGAAGATCGGCTCGGGTGGAGGACGTTATTCCGATCGCGGCTACTTCATACAGCCCACTGTCTTCCACGATGTGAGGCCGGATATGAAAGTAGTCGCCGAAGAGATCTTTGGCCCTGTTGTCGTCGCTCAGAAATTTTCATCGGATGCCGACCTCGAGAAACTTGCTGCCCAGGCGAACGATACGGTTTTTGGTTTAGCCGCGAGTGTATGGACTCGGGATATCTCGATCGCTCATAAGATGGCTCGTCGTATTAAAGCAGGCACCGTCTGGGTCAACTGTCACAACGTCTTTGACGCAGCTCTTCCATTCGGCGGATACAAACAGTCCGGCTGGGGCCGCGAGATGGGAGCTGAAGTTCTCAACAACTACACCGAAGTCAAGGCCGTCACCGTGAAGCTTTAA
- a CDS encoding c-type cytochrome: MLSLVAAVVYASAAQEPIIKSPIGAGPKVVAEGHTIYNQTCTACHGMDGQEGELAPALVGDRRFFRVTEGSLYDTIKHGIPGTPMPAFTIPDDNIWKVVAFIRAIRSSASEADVPGNVEHGKEIFVGKGGCLQCHTLGEKGGRIGPDLSNVGATITLKRLKETLTMDGPIPAGYQPMKVVTRKGEVIDGIAKNEDDFSIQLLDRQNHLHLLDRSELKSVEKSKASLMPHNYDKVLTVDEYNDMLAMLARQVIMVQHKTREVEGDGAVGR; the protein is encoded by the coding sequence ATGCTGTCTTTAGTGGCAGCGGTGGTCTATGCCTCGGCAGCCCAAGAGCCTATTATCAAGAGCCCTATCGGTGCGGGGCCAAAGGTCGTTGCCGAGGGACATACGATCTACAACCAGACCTGTACCGCATGTCATGGAATGGATGGACAAGAAGGTGAGTTGGCCCCGGCTCTTGTGGGAGATCGTCGTTTCTTTCGCGTTACCGAAGGCTCGCTCTACGACACGATCAAGCACGGAATCCCCGGCACTCCCATGCCCGCGTTCACGATTCCTGACGACAATATCTGGAAAGTAGTTGCCTTTATTCGCGCCATACGCAGTTCGGCATCGGAGGCTGATGTTCCCGGCAATGTGGAGCACGGCAAAGAGATCTTCGTCGGCAAGGGAGGATGCTTGCAATGCCACACTCTGGGGGAGAAAGGTGGAAGGATCGGGCCAGATCTATCCAATGTGGGGGCTACGATTACGTTGAAACGCCTAAAAGAGACTCTCACCATGGATGGGCCGATTCCCGCCGGTTATCAGCCCATGAAGGTGGTTACGCGGAAAGGTGAGGTGATTGATGGGATCGCTAAGAACGAAGATGACTTTTCGATTCAACTGCTGGACCGTCAGAATCATCTCCATCTGCTCGATCGCAGCGAATTGAAGTCGGTTGAAAAATCGAAGGCTTCCCTTATGCCACATAACTATGACAAGGTCTTAACCGTTGACGAATACAACGATATGCTAGCCATGCTCGCTCGACAGGTGATCATGGTGCAACACAAGACACGCGAAGTTGAGGGAGATGGAGCGGTCGGACGATGA
- a CDS encoding PQQ-dependent dehydrogenase, methanol/ethanol family, with amino-acid sequence MKKIVLILMFSLVVSLSAQVTDEQLRQPPGKDWLTYNGSYDSQRNSTLDQIKLANVSSLVSQWAFHVSGGASMQSVPIAVHGVLYFTQPNALYAIDGRSGRLIWDHHHQLTTVKDREGPQRGAAVYKDRVYYLTTDDYLIALDASTGSVVYQIKIAETKEGYSAPPAPFIANGKIIVGVAPGDRGLNGWIEAYDAETGKRLWHWAAIPGPGEPGNETWAGDSWKHAGAAAWMSGSYDPELNLYYLGMGNPSPDFNGDVRKGDNLYSECMVALDLDNGKLKWYFQFTPHDMMDWDGAEMPVLVDAKYEGKMRKLMVHADRNGFYYVLDRETGKFLHGVPFVQKMNWASGLAASGRPIRIPGVEPSLKGTKVCPSSIGATNWMSPAYSPQTNLFYVVALEGCGLATKNTETFRPGGFQYRAGGDVLLHDADWKVYVRALDLLTGRQVWEQERIGNSALGGGVLSTNGGILFSGELDGEFVALNARTGKPVWHYNTGEGINAQPMTYMVDGKQYVAIATNTTVFSFALFEPQKVTAK; translated from the coding sequence ATGAAAAAAATAGTTCTGATCCTCATGTTTAGTTTGGTTGTATCACTCTCCGCGCAAGTGACGGATGAGCAACTTCGACAGCCTCCTGGCAAGGACTGGCTGACTTATAACGGAAGCTATGACAGTCAGCGCAACAGTACGCTGGACCAGATCAAGCTAGCGAATGTAAGTTCTCTTGTTTCTCAGTGGGCTTTTCATGTCAGTGGCGGTGCATCCATGCAGAGCGTGCCGATCGCAGTCCATGGTGTGCTGTACTTTACGCAGCCCAATGCGCTCTACGCGATTGATGGTCGTAGCGGGCGCCTGATCTGGGATCATCATCATCAGCTAACGACGGTTAAAGATCGCGAAGGTCCGCAAAGAGGAGCGGCAGTCTATAAGGATCGGGTCTACTATCTGACCACCGATGATTATCTGATAGCCCTGGATGCCTCGACCGGAAGCGTTGTGTATCAGATCAAGATTGCGGAGACGAAAGAGGGTTACTCTGCCCCTCCCGCCCCATTCATCGCCAACGGGAAGATCATCGTGGGAGTGGCCCCAGGAGACCGCGGGCTGAATGGGTGGATTGAAGCCTATGATGCAGAGACAGGAAAGCGTTTATGGCATTGGGCCGCGATTCCAGGGCCTGGTGAACCTGGCAATGAAACATGGGCCGGAGATTCCTGGAAGCATGCGGGCGCAGCCGCATGGATGAGTGGGAGTTATGATCCGGAACTCAACCTCTACTATCTCGGCATGGGCAATCCCTCACCGGATTTCAATGGAGACGTTCGCAAGGGGGACAATCTTTACAGCGAATGTATGGTTGCGCTCGATCTGGATAACGGCAAGCTGAAGTGGTACTTCCAGTTCACACCCCACGACATGATGGACTGGGACGGGGCGGAGATGCCAGTACTCGTCGATGCCAAGTATGAAGGCAAGATGCGCAAGCTTATGGTTCATGCCGACCGGAATGGTTTCTATTATGTGCTGGATCGTGAGACGGGAAAGTTTCTTCACGGTGTACCATTCGTCCAGAAGATGAACTGGGCCTCGGGCCTTGCAGCATCGGGGCGTCCTATTCGCATCCCTGGGGTTGAGCCGAGTCTAAAGGGGACGAAGGTCTGTCCATCGTCTATCGGCGCGACCAACTGGATGTCGCCCGCTTATAGTCCCCAAACCAACCTTTTCTATGTCGTCGCTCTCGAAGGGTGCGGGCTTGCCACCAAGAACACGGAGACCTTTCGCCCGGGTGGATTTCAGTATCGCGCAGGTGGTGATGTGCTCCTGCATGACGCCGATTGGAAGGTTTACGTTCGCGCACTCGATCTTCTGACTGGCCGCCAGGTATGGGAGCAGGAACGCATCGGAAACTCGGCGCTGGGGGGTGGTGTGTTGTCGACCAACGGCGGTATTCTCTTCTCCGGCGAACTGGATGGCGAGTTTGTCGCGCTTAATGCCAGAACCGGAAAGCCTGTCTGGCACTACAACACGGGTGAAGGCATCAACGCGCAACCGATGACGTATATGGTCGATGGCAAACAGTATGTCGCCATTGCAACCAACACGACAGTCTTCAGCTTTGCTCTCTTTGAACCCCAAAAGGTGACAGCCAAATGA
- a CDS encoding SMP-30/gluconolactonase/LRE family protein, which translates to MKSLSARIVLISSLCLLSQWGFSQARYTITDEPATGPNSPRVVVLHDHVAGQEAAIAPSEGGELSSYKVTYKGQSIEMLYHARNYDDKTGFQGKGPLLWPAVGAQYPTDTVPKESCGTGTYKVTGKSYPMPCHGFARLVPWKEVSRAADNHSARVTVELTDSDATRKYYPFSFHLDANFELMNGHLTIDYVVKSDAANTEPMPFSIGNHIGFKLPFLPGTDPAKMLFETQSTGQLLRNTVGVLNGQQKPRSFYQPEELGSFDAHVAMPLTGYKSQPFSRLIDPQGMVLRLTQTASSTLPEPLIRTNAFGGPAVGYFCPEPWFGVQNSLNTGVGLIKLKANESWTWRLDLQIEPPPVPAPSANSGLERVGTGFSFVEGPVWVKDGGGYLLFSDIYNSRTIKIATPNQPEVYRRYTRAGNGNSMDVQGRLYTAERDGHRVSRQEKDGSETIVASAYEGKRLNSPNDVVVRRDGQVYFSDPASAALLEPRELSFNGLYHVDPRGKVTLIAKMPRPNGVALTEDGRTLYVADSTEKTIHAYDLDKDGNASHERTLISGIEGTPDGLRVAANGNLYVACKGIAIYTPAGKLIKMIEFPETPVNCAFGGPDLQTLYVTAQTSVYRLHVPDKGSFQY; encoded by the coding sequence ATGAAAAGCCTTTCAGCCCGCATCGTCCTGATTTCTTCTCTTTGCCTCCTCTCTCAGTGGGGCTTCAGCCAGGCTCGCTACACCATCACGGATGAACCTGCAACCGGTCCTAACTCACCACGCGTCGTCGTACTGCACGATCATGTTGCAGGCCAGGAGGCCGCGATAGCTCCTTCAGAAGGTGGAGAGCTTTCCAGTTACAAGGTGACTTACAAAGGGCAGTCCATCGAGATGCTCTATCACGCTCGCAACTACGATGATAAGACCGGCTTCCAAGGCAAGGGGCCACTTCTTTGGCCGGCTGTCGGAGCACAGTACCCAACGGACACGGTTCCCAAGGAGAGCTGCGGCACAGGCACTTATAAAGTAACTGGCAAGAGCTATCCTATGCCATGCCACGGCTTTGCTCGCCTGGTCCCGTGGAAGGAGGTTAGTCGGGCTGCCGATAACCATAGCGCGCGTGTCACTGTAGAACTGACCGACTCCGACGCGACTCGGAAGTATTACCCATTTTCTTTTCACCTCGATGCGAACTTCGAACTGATGAATGGTCATCTGACGATCGACTATGTCGTCAAGTCCGACGCGGCCAACACCGAGCCCATGCCGTTCTCCATTGGTAACCACATCGGTTTCAAATTGCCGTTTCTTCCTGGCACTGACCCAGCGAAGATGCTCTTCGAGACTCAGAGCACGGGGCAACTGCTCCGCAATACGGTCGGTGTACTCAACGGCCAACAGAAGCCTCGTTCGTTCTATCAACCGGAGGAGTTGGGAAGTTTCGACGCGCACGTCGCAATGCCTCTCACGGGATATAAGAGCCAGCCGTTCTCGCGTCTCATTGATCCGCAAGGTATGGTCCTTCGCCTGACGCAAACGGCGAGCTCTACCTTGCCCGAACCGCTCATCCGTACCAATGCCTTCGGTGGCCCGGCGGTCGGCTACTTCTGCCCCGAACCCTGGTTCGGCGTGCAGAACTCGTTGAACACAGGCGTCGGTCTCATAAAGCTGAAGGCAAACGAGTCGTGGACTTGGCGGCTGGATCTACAGATTGAGCCCCCACCCGTGCCGGCACCATCGGCGAACTCTGGACTCGAACGTGTCGGAACCGGTTTCTCATTCGTCGAGGGGCCCGTATGGGTAAAGGACGGAGGAGGCTACCTGCTCTTCAGCGATATCTATAACTCCCGCACCATCAAGATCGCGACTCCGAACCAGCCTGAGGTATACCGCCGCTACACAAGGGCCGGAAACGGCAATTCTATGGACGTTCAGGGGCGACTCTATACCGCGGAGCGCGACGGCCATCGGGTATCGCGTCAGGAGAAAGATGGCAGCGAGACAATCGTCGCATCGGCCTATGAAGGAAAACGCCTCAATTCGCCTAACGATGTCGTTGTCCGCCGCGATGGACAGGTATATTTCTCCGACCCAGCTTCGGCGGCTCTCCTAGAGCCTCGAGAGCTCTCCTTCAATGGCCTCTACCACGTCGACCCTCGTGGCAAAGTAACGCTGATAGCCAAGATGCCGCGCCCCAACGGTGTCGCTCTGACGGAAGATGGCCGCACACTCTATGTAGCCGACTCGACCGAGAAGACAATCCATGCCTACGATCTCGACAAGGACGGCAATGCTTCGCATGAGCGCACTCTCATCTCGGGAATTGAAGGGACTCCCGATGGTCTGCGTGTTGCCGCCAACGGCAATCTCTACGTCGCTTGCAAAGGCATCGCAATCTATACCCCGGCCGGCAAGTTGATCAAGATGATTGAGTTTCCCGAAACTCCCGTGAACTGTGCCTTCGGTGGACCTGATCTTCAAACCCTCTACGTTACAGCACAGACATCTGTCTATCGTCTGCACGTTCCAGACAAAGGTTCGTTCCAGTACTAA